From the genome of Dermochelys coriacea isolate rDerCor1 chromosome 1, rDerCor1.pri.v4, whole genome shotgun sequence:
AAGGAAGTCAGCCGCTACAGTGTAAGGCCGGGGTGGGCacactacagcctgcgggccagatccggtccctcagggctttggatctggcccacaggattgCCACCCCCCGTGATGCCATGAGACCCCcaccgctccaggaagcggccggcatgacgtccctgctgcccctggagGAAGAGGTGCAGAGGGATGagcgcgctgcccttgcctgtgggtacctcccccaaagctcccattggccaggaatggggaaccatggccaatgggagttcaggggaggtacccacaggcaagggctgCACACTCAggcctcagcccccccccccccccggatgtggtgccagccgcttcctggAATGGCGCGGGGCCAGGgactctgccctggccctggcgcacgccactgccaccctggagcagctccaggtAAGCAGCGCCATGCTGGAGCCCGCACatggaacccctcctgcacccaaactccctgccctcagccccttgcctgcaccccaaccccctgctgcaccccacctgcactccaaccccctgccctaagccccctgctgcacctcgcacccctcttgtaccccaaccccctgccctgagcttccttcccgcactctgcacccctccctgcaccactgccctgagccccctcccacactgtgtaccctgtcctgcaccccaacccctttccctgagccccctcgtacatCCCGCACCCCTCCTCTTTCCCAACCCCTTGTcttgagccccttcctgctcactgcactccctcccataccccaaccacCTATCCCAGCCctatattcatggccctgcatgcaatttccccacccagatgtggccctcgggtcaaaaagtttgcccacccctagtaTAAGGATAAAGTTGCTAAATTTCTGTTTGTATCTTATAAGATACCAAGGACGCACATCACGCATCTTTAATTGAAAAGACAGAACAACAGATTACTTGAATCAACTACCACAGGATTCCAAATATATGACTCCCTTACAGTGGAAAACATTAGCAACAGTGTTTTTATTTCAACACACAAATGATTTACTATTCATGGAAATGAGTCGATCTCTCCTGAATGTTACCTTGTATATACTTAATGTCACTTAGCTTTACTACCTGGTTCTCCCCATAGCCAGAACATTATGTGACACTCTGAGCAAGCCAAGAGATGCAAAAGAGCATTAATTACACATTTATCTCTATCTATCATGTCAGACCACAAAGTAAGGACATTAAAATATAAAGTCCTTGATATATTTTCTGATACAGCCACAGTTGAAATAATTTGTGGAAATCCTTTTTGTAACTAAGTTTTTATTAGAAAAGATCGTCAGCTTAACTTGTtttaatcccccctcccccacattatGAAATTTCTTGTGTACTCTTTATTCTTTTCAAAACCTCACACTTGCTTTCTTTTCTAAAGATATAATTCTGAATGAATAGTAAAAAGCTTAAATTTCTGACACCACATATACTGAAGCGGGCATTAAATTTCTGTACTTTAGAAAGATTACACTAATCTAAATAAGATCTTTTTAACAACATTACTGTTCAATTCACTTTACCACACAGGGAAATTGTGAGAAATTTTTTTCCAGAgcaagaagaaaagcaaaacatattTCCTATGCTAGCCTGTACTTTTATATAAAAAGGGTTGACAGTCAGAAGGAAATTTAAGTGAGATCTAGCAATAAAAGTTTGTGCCACTTGTATATAGTggtttgtatttgtttattttatatcaaAAACTTTACCTTCTACAGTTATTTGTTTCTTTCATAATGCAAGTCTCTCAGAAAAATAAGCAAGAAACAGAACATGGTGTTTTCTCCTTAATCTTTCTATATTGGTGCAGTGATACCATATGTTTCAACACATGTATCTGTTGCATTTTATAATCGAGACTCTTGCAAGTGTAACAAATGacaattttgtttaaatggcaggTAGAACTATGAAGGCAAACAATCTAGTGCCTTCTATTCAGTTCCTAGCAGGGCATATCTCACAACAGAAACCACTACATACATATTTGAACCAGGTGTTGCAAACTCTGCTGGAAAGAGCTCCAAGAATAAGCAAGCTTAGGAAATAGTACAGTCAACCTGCAAGACAGGGTCTTTCTAAATCAAGAGacagatgctcaaaaagagcagacaatcattttttCTTGCCCATGATGCACTGCACTTGGTTCCTCAAAGACTTTATTCCTGAATTCTTCCCCCATACTTCAAACTTCATATGCACTCTCTCTCAAGCAGAATGAGCTTTTCACatgatattcttgttaagtgAGTCGGAGGTACACTTCTGAGTTACTTTGCTGGTATATTTACTTACCAACAGCTAATGGCACCTTTGTTTTGATGAATGTTTAGCATTCCTATTCCACTTTGTGGGATGAAGCTAATTTAAAGTACAGATTTCTAAAGTAGGAAAAATGTGCAATATGTCTTGCAAGTTGATCTGGCTGCTCCGTTTTCAGATAAATGAAAGAATGCAGAAACAGGAAGGAAATGTAGGTTACACAAAATCTTATGAGTTAAAAGTTGTTAACTATTGTTCatctgtttataaaaaaaaaaagaccagcaAAAGGGAGGGGTAGGGAAAGGGTCCCCGTAAAATAGTAAAATGAAAACCAGATTTTGCTCAGTTACATCTATTTAAACAAGAAGTGGCtcctccatttacttcaatgaagttactctagatttactcTAATGAGTGAAAGCAGAATCCAGGCCATAGTTTAAAATACGAACTAGTTAAGAAAATGGTTCATACTTCACTTTGATGCAGCAGTGCATTTTGCAATAAAGCCTTTCTCCAACTCACCAGAGGTTAACTAGACCCATTCCTTTAATTTTCTAATTACTTTCTAGGTGTTAACTACTGAGGGGAGTGACTGAAGCTACAGGGCTTGGCTCTCTAAGGATAGTATTGTTGGGAAAGAGAGAAGCATCAAATATAGACAAATGTAGGGAAAGGTGTTTTACAGCTTTCAGAAGCTCCTTCCACTGAAAATGGAGCTTTTTGCAGAAGGGCAAAAAGTTGGCAAGGTTAATCATAACAgtgattgtattttaaaaatcttgaggaAATATCCTTGGATTCTAATGCTGAAGATAGGTCAAATTAGTGGTtgatttttcctttaaataaaatctgcACCCCTTTTGCTCAGCACTGTCTCCTGAAAATTGACATGCAAAAAGCATTACTTGTCATCTAAGGCTCTTGCAAATAATTGTGATCTTGCAAATAGCCTTATCTGTGCTTTCATCCTTGCAAGTAGCAGGTTCTTTAAATTAAGTGTGCTAGCAAAATGGTAGCCAGATTTCTGAACGTCAAAAACAGGACACCTAACAGGCTCATGGGCTGGAGGAAGAAAAGAATGCACCACAGAAGGTGTTGAACAAATTGGGATGGagaaattttttcttttattggactatGGGGAACACAGGATATATCTGACGGGGGGACTGATGGTGTGGGATTCATGCAACTTGTGGGTGGGAAACTGAATTGTTTAAGGAGACCAGTTATAACAAGGAAGGTTAGGCGAGACACAAATATATGGCTGGGAGATGATTTGGGGAAGGCATGATGTGTGATAGAGAAAGACATCAGTGCCCTCTTTCTCCCCTGGCTATCTTATTGATTTCGTTGGGACCTTTGCTGGCCTTACATATTGCTCACCTTACAAGTCCACCTGTCTCACAGCCAACTCCTTCTCCTGTGATCCTCCTATGCTACCCAAATCTGTTGCAATCTGTGGTATGGCAAAATTGGGGGAGGCGGTGGCAGCATCTGTGCAATGGGATGATGGCACATTCCGCTCAGCAGAAAGGCAGCTACTGGGTTTGTATGCAGAATTTAGacaggaagaaaaggggaagaatcGAGAGGTTGGGCAGAGGTTGCTGGCTGTCTTCAATGTGGTTCTACCAAAACTGCAACAAAATCCTGATTTTATGACAACAGGCTATGACTAGAACAGTCCCTCAAAACTGAAACAAGCGTGGTTACCTTACCTGTTAACAAATATAATgttgatttaagaaaaaaataaaatacaatgaaataaaaaaaatatgtttccttCCACCATCATAACTAGAAGCTGCAtattaaaaagaagagaaagttTTTTCAACATAAGTACCCATGACAGCAAGAATTTATCACCAAGATGTAACTCTTTCCTCCATAATGTGCTGTATCAGCTAGCTGTATAACAGAATTTGGAGAATCTAGATCAAAGAGTTGATATTGTAGctataattaaaaatgttatttcaagccccagccccagaagaACCAATATAGTTCAAACAATTTAAAGCTGTACCCTGTATAGTGCCTTGCTCTTCAGTCTGAACTCCAGCTTCTTGAATGATCTCCTCTGTTGTAGTGTTTACCATGAACGGTGTCTCCTTCAAAAACTCCTCTTGTAGTTTAGGAGCAGCTTTTTCTTTTGTCTCAGTCTCCTGTACCTCCCTTCTCTTGGTTTCTTCCCATCTCAATAAAGTCAGCTTTTGCTCCATTTCTTGCTGAGGCTCTGGCGGAACTtttagctgtgctgctgctggtggggctcCAATGGGAGTCTCTGCCAAGTGCCTAGATTCCTTAAGTCTGACGGCTGTCAGCTTTTGGCTTTCTTCAGCCTGTGTTTTTGAGATTGACTTCTGCAAATCTGTCCCTTTTAGGTTTTGTTTCATGGAAGGTGCTCTtgtttctgactttaatattttACTGTTGGCTGTTGCTGTTTTACCAGACTCCATCTGCTTGATGTGAGGAGCCTCAATTTCTGGTCTGTAAGGCTTCTTCTTAGGTATATATTCTTTATCTCCTTTCTGGGACAAGCTCTTGTCTGCCAATGTCATTACCTTCACTGTTCTGTTCCCAAAAGAGAAGGGATCATGTCTTGGAAACTCTACTCTGGTTTTAGTGGCAACTCCTGAGACACTATCTTCTTCATCAGAATCAGAGCTAGAATCTGATTCAGAGCTGGATGAAGACTCTTCCTCAGCCAGCTTCTTGCTCAACCCTCCTCTTGTTGTGATAGAAGCCTTTCCCTCAAGTGAGGAAAGTGTTACTCGCTCAGGAAATGCTACCAAAGTTTTTCTTGACAAGAATTTCCTCACCTCTTCATTCGTTAGCTTTAAAGCTTCATCAGTGCTAGTACTAGCTATGGTCTTGGTCTCACCTTTATTTGCAGATGGTGGGTGAGAACTAGGAAACAACTTTTTAGGGAATTCAACTGTTGTTTTGGTGGCCAGCAGTTTGGTGCTCTCCTGAGGTGCCACCACATCTAGGAAATGGCATAAAGAGGATTATTATAATTtctgacactcctgttaattTGGAGTTCCTAAACATCCAACGTTAAGTTTCTGAACTGCTCTGGTATAAAAATCAAATTTGAAAGTGTAATTTCACTAATTGCAGAACCCTGGAACAGATAATTGCCTTTTCTATATTGTGCATATAGTTAAACTGTACTTAGCATCAGACATTCTTTACTGCTAGGACTGGAACTCGTATGAGATCTGGCTTTTATTCCTTGCTGTATCTGAATTCTTGTGAGAGCTCTGCAATGTCACTatctttctctgtgcctcagttccccatgaaTAAAGAGGGGACAAAAATATCTTCCTATTTCACAAGGGTGTTAGAATAAATTCATTACCGcatgtgaggtactcagatactatagtgatatatattatatataaaccTAAGAACAAGACAACAAAGAACACGGACTACTGAGTGATCATTCTGATAGCTATTCTGTTGTGATGGTTATCTTCATAAACAACAGAGGGATAACTCATGAATAATGTTTAGATGGCTACAGGTCTCTTCCTTGTTCAAGACCTCATATACAGTATAAAGTAACTGGTTGTAAAAATGTCCCCATAATTTACCTACTGAATTGTTACATAAAACCTTATTTGTGTGATACACAGCCACAAAATGCTTCCCCTTCCTGTTCTTGAGCTTCTCCACTTGCTATTTTGCCTTCCTGCCTTCTTCCTCTCTGTCTGTTTCTCTATGCTGGGATTTCTCCACATGGATGTTTCAGTGGATTTCCTGATCCTGTCATCAGCACTCTGATTATTCCATACTAAGGACGGTAGCAAGCTAAGAGAAACTGCCAGCCCGCCCACTCTTTCTCTGAGTAGACGTGGGTACCTCCACTAAATTTTACTGTCCCGATTGGGGCACTGGAAAGAAAGCAGTAACTTCTAAACTGTTACCCACCCGTGGGCCTTAGGTACTCAAGGCAGATTGTGTGGCCTGCTGGAGGAAGACCAGTGACAGAGACTATTTTTGTGAGGACAGGGAGAGCTTCAGGAAGAGCTGGCAGCTGCCATGCAGCACTACTAAACTCTCTCACTACTCCCACAAATAGCTGCATGATTCCCACTTTGGCGTGTAGTTTAGTGTAGCTCTGCCACATAACTTGGAAGTCTATGCTGCATAACTTGGATCTAACCGTACCGCATAGTTCACAGGGTATTGATTATTTCTACACATACTTTTTCCACCAGTTTTACAGCTATGGAGATTAATTAGGATGTATGAGAAATAAGCAATTCCGAGTACAGTTAACCCTTCAGCAACATGCGAGTTAAGACATAAGTGAAGTCACAGATGCATGAAATTAAAAGCATTTCATGAAGAGAAATAttgttcttttatttatatttcaaatacaGTAGTTTAAGTTAAATACTGATTTATTATATAGGTAttatttacttaaaaataatttcagagaCACAAACTTTAGGTAAGCAAAATCAAATACTGGGTCATCAACCCAGACACCATGGTCTACAGACATTGTCACTAATATTTGAGAAAGTTTATTCAAATATAAAAAGATTTGTACTAAATACACAGGACGTGGCAATGTAAACACaagagtccgggggggggggggggaagaaagagtaTCAACAGAGCAAAAGCTGGAGTTGTATTCATGCTGGGAAGTCTTTAGAAACTGAACAAAAGAAGGCAGCAGCAATACTGAAATCACACAAATGGAGTATTAATACTATGCATCATTAAAGACTGGAAAAAAGAATATGATTTAAAATTCAGTGAAGAGTGAAATATTATATTTGTCAGCATATATCATTAAGCATGCGATCAAATTATTAATGGTATAGAAGTTTAATTTGGCACTGAGCAGAAAAGCATTTTCGCAAAGTCAGTGGCTATATTAACAAGCTTTTTGACTAGCAATATTGAGGTGCTTCCAGCTTTGTACCACAGGATGCACTCAACTAATATTGAACTGAACTGGCTCTGTTGAAATGATAACATGTCCCTTTCAGTGGTTGGCATGGACATTATCCTCATGAGTGACTTAGAAGATAAACATAAAACAGTGGTATCATTAGCAGAGGCTCTAAATGATAGAAAACAGGAGCCAGTAGGACTAGTGGAACCagtttaaaatgtattcattttcagAAAAGTAGAATATGGAACTGTCATTTTTGTTCCATCAATGATTTCCACAACAAATGTGTTCATTTTATCAAGGCAAAGAAGATTTTCACAGCCTCCTCAAGCTAggatctgaaaaatcaggctgtgTTCTATGTATTTTTATTACCAATAAAATACACTGGATGGAATAATCATGTACTCAAAGGAAGATGTCCTAATTGATCTTTTTCTACACTATCCAGAGGCTTACAAGAGTTAGAGATTCCAGAAATTGATGCTAtgatactacagtgatgacaACCCTAAAAATACCATATATAATTATTGTTGTATGTATATTTTTACCAAAACCATGCTTCAAAATAAAGATACTATACAAAACAGTAACTGGCAGCAGctattgatttaaaatattttaagtttgtACTTTTCTGAGCATTATCAATGACAGGAAGGCCGCAAAGGCTCTCAGGTAGGATATCCAAGCTTTTATTTCCCAAGCTTTTTCAGAGATCAAGGTTAGGGATTGGGAGAGTTTGTTTTGGAGAAATCTTTTCAAGCAGGTTCTTTTTAATCTGTCTTTGACATGCTTGATTATTAAGTTATTTAAATTTTGCATATGCCTAGAAAATAACTAATAGATGCAATGTACAAgtctgaataaataaaaatagctaaCTGTATGTTATTTTTCAACAAGATATGCTCAGTCCTAACCTCctacaaaatactgaaaaatggAAAGTTTTGGATTGACATACATGTGCATGTATAAAGCTTAAATTACAAGCAACCAGCACGATTGTTATGGATCAGATATTATCATTTTCCACTTTTTCATAAAATCCCATTCAGTATTTTCCTAAAATAATGCTAAACTGAGATTGAGGGCATTTAAGCAACTGTTTCCATTTTttatgaaaacattaaaaatacaggTCATTGGCCCCAACTCTTTGAAGGGATCCAGAAGCACATGCTCTTGAAGTCCATGAAGTCCACTTTTTGCTCAGGAGTAAAAGTCCAAaattctgaattatttttgtaGTATTAGGGCCTTGATCTTTAGTCTGGTCAATTTCTATTTATAAACATGTAGCTGAAATTGTTGCTTAACTTTTACTCACTTTAAGTGATAAAAAAAAGTGACAGGATCTAGATATTACAGCATTTTATAAATACTCTATCGCAAGGTGGATAAGAATcggttgatttttaaaaaaatcaatttttaaaatttaaattaaatacacgtttattttaaaaaactatttaaaattaaatttgaaattgtgaCAACCTATATTAAAACAAACTTTCTATAATctataaaatcatttaaataatattaagcagtacatttGCTGCCaacttttaaagaaagtcaaatcaCTGAATTTGTGGAAGCAATTGGAATGACAGTTTGAAGTGCTAAAcctgcttttgacagcagtagcttcttctccAAGTGCACAGAGAACAtctttatttcaaaaagaaaaggagtacttgtggcaccttagagactaacaaatttatttgagcctaagctttcgtgatgcatccgatgaagtgagctgtagctcacgaaagcttatgctcaaataaatttgttagtctctaaggtgccacaagtactccttttctttttgtgcatacagactaacacggctgttactctgaaacctatctttatttcagtttattcaactagttcagttcaatgttcattcaaagttaagaaaccaattagAAGTTTAAAAACAGGAAGgcttattttcctcttccaatccaAAAACAAGGTGTGAGgggatgaatcatagaatcatagactttaaggtcagaagggaccattatgatcatctagtctgactttctgcacaacacaggccacagaatctcacccagccactcctgtaacaaacctctaacctatgtctcagctactgaagtcctcaaatcattatttgaagacttcaaggtgcagagaatcctccagcaaatgacccatgtcccacgctgcagaggaaggcgaaaaaaccccagggcctctgccatctgccctggaggaaaattccttcctgaccccaaatatggtgatcagctaaaccctgagcatgtgggcaagactcaccagccagatacccaggaaagaattctctgtaataactcagcttccaccccatctaacatctcatcacaggccattgggcatatctaccgctaatagttgaagatggattaattgccaaaattaggctatcccatcatatcatcccttccattaacttatcaagcttagtcttgaagccagatatgtcttttgcccccactgcttcccttggaaggctgttccagaaattcactcttctgatggttagaaaccttcgtctaatttcaagtctaaacttcctgacggccagtttatatccatttgttcttgtgtccacattggtactgagcttaaataattcttctccctccgtggtatttatgcctctgatatatttatagagagcaatcatatctcccctcagccttcttttggttaggctaaacaagccgagctctttgagtctcctttcatagacaggttttccattcctcggatcatcctagtagcccttctctgtacttgttccagtttgaattcatctttcttaaacatgggagaccagaactgcacacaacattccaaatgaggtctcaccaatgccttgtataatggtactaacacctccttatctctactggaaagagaactactagttctaaaatcttgaaggactgGTAACCTAGAAACAATCAGTTGAATACACTAACTACGGATAATGCTTTCTTTGTTTAATAAGGAAGTTAGTTTTatatgcaaaacatgttttgataaatactttttcttatgtatccagcacataaaaggtagttttatttaacaaataaaaactttttaaaaatgtttctgtgtatttaattgaattttaatttccATCCAAAAGCCTGATacaaatcacaaataaaaaattaatcataatctAAGAAGAAATGCATCATTAAGCTTTTTCTGACAAAGTAAAAGATTAATAATCCAAATAAACATAAATTAAGCTACATAATTGATTAAATAAACATGTATAGAAATAGTGTATCCTCCTGATTTGCaaaaagcaccaaatttagtgtaatggctatatttaaatgcaaattaacatgttttaatagTTAACAGCCAATGAGAATCAATTTCTTGAGGAAACTAACTAAAAAaagtataaatgcaaaacaagattaaaagccattatttaaatcaaggctttTTGGTCACCGATTTGAATCATGATTAAAGTCCATGATTTAAAAATCAGTCTATCCTGCTCTCTCCTTTTGAAATTTACGCACAGATTCTGACTTAGGTCACAGGCAGAGATGATCCGAATATCCCTCAGCTTTCCGAATATTTCGAAGTTCCAACCCAGATCTGTATTCTACTTAGTTTGCAAGCTCTTCCGGGAAAGGACtgctttttgttccatgtttgtgcagcatccagcacaatggggccctgatccataaATGGGGCCTCCTAGGTGCTAGTGCAACACCAACATTATCTTGCAAATAGTA
Proteins encoded in this window:
- the NDUFV3 gene encoding NADH dehydrogenase [ubiquinone] flavoprotein 3, mitochondrial — encoded protein: MAASSLLGCGRAATLKTLQLEAWGLRSLSPSLSLCTKSESSKKGQEKDVVAPQESTKLLATKTTVEFPKKLFPSSHPPSANKGETKTIASTSTDEALKLTNEEVRKFLSRKTLVAFPERVTLSSLEGKASITTRGGLSKKLAEEESSSSSESDSSSDSDEEDSVSGVATKTRVEFPRHDPFSFGNRTVKVMTLADKSLSQKGDKEYIPKKKPYRPEIEAPHIKQMESGKTATANSKILKSETRAPSMKQNLKGTDLQKSISKTQAEESQKLTAVRLKESRHLAETPIGAPPAAAQLKVPPEPQQEMEQKLTLLRWEETKRREVQETETKEKAAPKLQEEFLKETPFMVNTTTEEIIQEAGVQTEEQGTIQETNTASASAQEEFDNSTYKNLQHHAYNMYTFVDFDVELSKFRQPQPSSGRLSPRH